One segment of Castanea sativa cultivar Marrone di Chiusa Pesio chromosome 3, ASM4071231v1 DNA contains the following:
- the LOC142627480 gene encoding putative aldo-keto reductase 1: protein MAEEQKVQIPRVKLGTHGFEVSKLGFGCMGLSGGYNDPVPEEVGISIIKHAFSQGITFFDTSDIYGPHANEVLVGKALKHLPREKIQLATKFGIVKIDLNNVEINGTPEYVRSCCEDSLKRLGLDYIDLYYQHRIDTTVPIEETIRELKKLVEEGKVKYIGLSEASADKIRRAHAVHPITAIQMEWSLWAREIEEEIVPLCRELGIGIVPYSPLGHGFFGGKAVIESVPANSFLNIHPRFQAESLEQNKTIYFQIGKLAEKHGCSPAQLALGWILHQGDDVAPIPGTTKIKNLDANIGSFRVKLTKEDLKEISDVITINEVAGHRTTDAFIHCSWKFANTPEKESKLA, encoded by the exons GTTTCAAAGTTGGGGTTTGGATGTATGGGGCTTTCAGGAGGCTACAATGATCCTGTCCCTGAAGAGGTTGGCATATCAATCATCAAGCACGCATTCAGTCAAGGAATCACATTCTTTGATACGTCAGATATTTATGGGCCACATGCTAATGAAGTTTTGGTGGGAAAG GCACTGAAGCACTTGCCTCGAGAAAAGATTCAGTTAGCTACAAAATTTGGCATTGTCAAAATTGATCTTAATAATGTTGAAATAAATGGTACCCCTGAATACGTTCGATCCTGTTGTGAGGATAGTCTGAAGCGCCTTGGTTTGGATTACATTGATCTCTATTATCAACACCGGATTGACACAACAGTACCTATAGAGGAGACT ATTAGGGAACTTAAGAAGCTGGTGGAAGAAGGAAAAGTAAAGTATATTGGATTGTCTGAAGCTAGTGCAGACAAAATACGAAGGGCACATGCAGTTCATCCCATCACGGCTATACAAATGGAGTGGTCCCTCTGGGCTCGTGAAATTGAGGAAGAAATAGTTCCACTCTGCAG GGAGCTTGGAATTGGAATAGTACCATACAGCCCTCTTGGTCATGGATTCTTTGGTGGCAAAGCAGTTATAGAAAGTGTACCTGCAAACAGTTTTCTG AACATACATCCTAGATTTCAAGCAGAGAGCTTAGAGCAAAACAAGaccatttattttcaaataggaAAGTTGGCTGAAAAGCATGGATGCAGCCCTGCACAACTTGCACTTGGATGGATTCTTCATCAAGGAGATGATGTGGCACCTATCCCTG GgactacaaaaattaaaaatcttgaTGCCAATATCGGTTCCTTTAGAGTGAAGCTCACCAAAGAAGATTTGAAAGAGATTTCTGATGTAATAACCATCAACGAGGTGGCTGGGCATAGAACAACTGACGCTTTTATTCACTGCTCATGGAAGTTTGCAAATACACCAGAAAAAGAAAGTAAGTTAGCATAA